TCTTGGTCACTTCTTTCGCGTAATCAAGCTGCGCATCGGTTATGGTTAAAACCACTGCCTGCTGAGGTGCCAACCAAAGCGGAAAAGAACCGACAAACTCTTCAATGAGAATACCGATGAAACGCTCTAGAGAACCCAGAACCGCGCGGTGAATCATGACCGGTGTTTGACGGTCGTTGTTCTCGCTCACATAGGTCGCATCCAAACGGCCAGGCAAAGCAAAGTCGAGCTGAACGGTTCCACACTGCCAAGCACGGTCTAGGCTGTCGAAGAGCGTGAACTCAATCTTCGGCCCATAGAAAGCACCCTCGCCTTCTTGAAGCTTATAATCGATATCCATGGCCTTCAGCGCTTCCATCAACGCAGTTTCGGCTTTGTCCCATACCTCGTCACTGCCTATACGCTTTTCAGGACGAGTCGAGAGCTGAACAGCGATGTTCTTGAAACCAAAAGTGCTGTACGTGTCATAAACCATCTTGATGCACGACGTAACTTCTTCCAGAACTTGGTCTGGCGTACAGAAGATGTGCGCATCATCCTGAGTAAAACCACGCACCCGCATTACACCGTGCAAGGCACCCGATGGCTCGTTACGGTGACACTGACCAAATTCGGCCATACGCAGTGGAAGGTCGCGGTAAGACTTTAAGCCTTGGTTGTAAATCTGAACGTGGCCTGGGCAGTTCATGGGCTTGAGTGCGTAATCACGGTTTTCTGAACTCGTGGTAAACATATTCTCGCGGAATTTGTCCCAGTGACCCGACTTCTCCCAGAGTACACGGTCCATCATAAGAGGACCCTTCACTTCTTGATAGTCGTACTCGCGAAGCTTTTCACGCACGAACTTTTCAAGCTCGAGATAGATGTTCCAACCATTGGCGTGCCAAAATACAATTCCGGGCGCTTCCGGTTGCATGTGGAAGAGTTCCATCTGCTTACCAATGCGGCGGTGGTCACGCTTAGCTGCCTCTTCAAGTTTCTTCAAGTAGGCTTTAAGCTGCTTTTTATCCGCCCACGCCGTACCATACACACGCTGTAGCATCTTCTGGTCGCTGTTGCCGCGCCAATACGCACCCGCAAGGCTCAGAAGCTTGAAGTGGTGGTTGAATCGCATATTGGGAACGTGAGGTCCCCGGCACATATCTATATATTCTTCGTGGTGATAAAGCCCAGGCTTATCGTCTTTAGCGATATCACGGTCGAGGATTTCAATCTTGTAAGTCTCGCCGCGCGCCTCAAATACGTCGCGTGCTTCTTGCCAGCTTACGGTCTTTTTAACGACCTGATAGTTGGTTTTCGCAAGCGCCTTCATGCGCTTTTCAAGGCCCGCAAGGTCTTCGTCTGTGAGCGTGTGCTCCATATCGATGTCGTAATAAAAACCATTATCAATGGTCGGGCCAATGGCCATTTTCGCGTCTGGCCAAAGCTGCTTAATAGCGTGGCCTAGCAGGTGCGCACAGGAGTGACGAATAATCTCGATGCCGTCATCATCTTTGGCGGTAATAATCTGAAGACTCGCGTCTCCTTCAATCAAATCGTGGGCATCCACGCGGTTGCCGTCAACGCGGCCAGCGATACAAGCTTTAGCGAGACCAGGACCGATATCCATCGCTACATCGTAGGTGCTAACCGAATTATCAAATGAGCGCTGACTTCCGTCTGGGAGAGTAATTACAGGCATGGTCTATCCTCACAGTGGTGCCACATACCAAGTGGCACTTGTTTAATGTTAAGCGAGGGCTATGAATGGGCCCCGCGAGCTTGGGTGCTTAGTCGCTCACTATGGCTTAGAGGTCAACTGCTCGTAGCACCAATCCGTGAAAAAATTAGCAACTTTAAGCCTTCCTCATCGCAGGCAAGATCTCTTATGATTTCAACCCATTGGGGTGCTTTCAGAGATTTTCTGGTCTATGATATGCACAACTTCACAAAGCCGTTCAGGAGTTACGCCGTGAGCCTTACTATTTCCTCTATGTCCGCAGTTAAACCAGTTAAGCCTGGTAGATACGTCGCCCAATTCGATGCTTCTTGGTTCAAAGGGCCCGGTGCGTGTGGTGGTCTGGTGTTTGCTGCTCTCGCAAATGCCTTCAAAGCCGCTCAAGATTCCGAAGACCGTCAACTGCGTTCACTCTCCGTTCAGCTCTGTGCTCCAGCCCCTCAGGGACCACTCTCGATTGAAGTGGAGACCGTGCGCTCAGGCAAACGCATCTGCCATATGCGCGCACTGATGAAGAGCGAGAAGGAAACCATCGCCATTGCATCGGCCGTCATGGGATCCGACCGGCCCAACAGCTACGACTTTAACGAGTTCAAAATGCCGGAAGTGACCAAGCCAGAGGACTGCCTACGGCTGCCCGCCCTACCTGCAGATATCGCCTATATCCAGCACTTAGATGTTCGTCCCTGCTGGGGTGGTCTCCCTATGAGTGGTCATGAAGGCGCGTTTTCTGGTGGCTGGCTTAAGCCGCTTGAAGCACCCGAATTTTGGGATGAAGCACTGGCCGCAGCCTTATTGGATATGTGGTGGCCCGCAATATTGGTGACCGAAAAGCAGGCACGCCCCATGGGCAGCATCACCTATCACGCAACTTTCTACATGCCCTCAGAGCCTCTCAAGACGGACTACGCCCTGCTCACCACACAAAGTACGGTGACCAAAGAGGGCTACTCCCAGGAACGGGATATGCTTTGGACAAGAGACGGCCAGCTGATTGCTATGGCCGAACAGCAGATTCTAGTGATCAAATAACAAAGGCGATTAAGCCCAGAAGACTTGCTTGCCTTCATTGTACCAACCATCGAGGCGCTCAGTGGTGGCATCTTCAATGGCACCGCGCTTGATCTTCATCGTTGGCGTTAGAAAACCATTGGCGATGGTCCAATCGTCAGAAACAATCGCAATAAACTGCAATCGCTCGTGATGCTCAACTTCGCTGTTTACTTTGCTGAAGAGCCCTTTAATTTCGCTTTCAATTTTCGCCTTCACTGAGCTATCGCCCAGCTTGCCGCGTAAATCTTCGGCAACAACAACTTGAGCGTAAGGTTGCGGGTAACCAGAACCCGACACGCAGCTGGCCTCGACATTAGGATCGTTGTTGATGATGTTCTCAATCGGTGCAGGAGCAACATACTTGCCCTTGGAAGTCTTGAAGATTTCCTTCACGCGGCCTGTGATTTTCAAAAGACCATTGGACTTTCGCTCACCTCGGTCACCCGTGTGAAAGAATCCATCTTCTGTGTAGCACTCTGCAGTCATGGCTTCTTCTTTGTAGTAGCCCTGCATGTTGCCCGCAGACTTAATCAGAATCTCACCTGCATCGCTTAAGCGAACTTCAACGCCAGGATACGGAACACCCACATAGCCAGGCTCTGTGAACTCTGGTGTTGATAGGTGCGAGTAAGCGAAGTCTTCACTCATGGCGTAACCTTCAAGAAGCATCAAGCCAAGATCTCGGTACCACTCGATGAGTTCAGCTGGAATCGGCGCAGAACCACTGCCCGCGAGACGCACCGAATCCAAGCCTAAGCCCTTAAGAATTTTCTTGCGCAATAGCTTACCGATAATAGGAATCTTGAAAGCAAAATCGAGCTTCTTCTTCGGCATTTTACTAAACACGCCCTGCTGAAACTTCAGCCATAAACGTGGTACCGAAATAAAGAGTGTCGGACGACAACGTTGTAAATCCTGCTGAAAAGTATCGAGCGCTTCAGCAAAGAAAACGTGAGTCACACCAACAATCGAGCAGCACTCTACATAAGCACGCTCAAAAACGTGAGCCAATGGCAAGTAGGAAAGCTGGCGCTCATTAAGGGTAATATCTAAGGAGCCTACCATTCCTTCTACGGCCGTTGCGATGCGCCCGAAGGCATGCATGACACCTTTCGGTTGCCCGGTAGAGCCTGACGTATAAATAATCAGAGCCGTCTCATCCACACCTCGAGAAACGTTCTCTGTAATCGGCGCAGTTTTGGCAATGATATCGTCCCATTTATCGTAGCTGTTTGCTGGGGCCAGTGAGAAAGCCACAAGCGGCATAGACTCAGGCACGCCCTTTTTGATTTCTTCCCATTCATCCAGCTTGCCCACAAAAAGCAGCTTCGCATCTGAGTGATCGAGTACATAACTCGCTGTGGCGGCATTCACGGTTGGGTAAAGAGCTACGGTGGTGTAGCCTGCCATCCAAATCGCCAGCTCAGAAATCATAAAATGGGCACAGTTTTTGGAGCAAATACCAATCTTGCTGCCGGGCTCAAAACCTAATGATTTCAGGTAGGCCGCCATCTTACGGGCCTCGCCTACGGCCTCAGACCATGTGTAGCTCTTTACGGCGCCGCCGCCCAATGGCTGCGTTAGCCAATCCTTGGAAGCGTGCTTCGTTTCGTTCTCGTAAACATAATCCAGTAACTGCTTGGTATTACTCATAGAAAGTCCTCATGTCCTAAATTGCTCGAATTAGAATAGAAAACTTTTATGGGGTCTTGGTCAAGCCCTAAGACGCATTATGTCAAAATTCATTCACTTTGGCTGATACACGAGATTATGCACGAAAATAATGTATTAATGTCAACGGAATAGAGCTAGGGAGAAAACCAAGACAATCGAGCCAGCGTAACCAGAAAACGCTGCTTCTGAGTCAGAATGGGCTCAATCTGCATCCAACTGACTCCACGCTTCGTCATAGCGATCTTCCACGTGAGGCTTCAAACCGTCTCGAAAACGAGTGAGTGCTTCTTCGAATCGAGACGCACGTCGTAAAAATGTATAAGGCTCTTCTTCGATTGCTTCCGGACCGACCACATAAGGCGTAATCAGTGAGTGGTAGCGGTCCATCTGTGCATGGACAGTTTGCGTTACAAAAGCACCTTCTAAGACCGCACGCACTTCGTCCTTATAAAGTTCTCGATAGACCGAATCGTCGAGAAGATACCGAATCAAAGGCCAGTCATCATTCACGCTGTCGAGCATTATCGAATTAGAGATTGAACTACCTGGTCCATCCGAGAGCATGGCTTCGTTGAGGTCCCAAGGAAACCAAACCAGTTTACCACCCTTGGACGGATCGCCGTAAACGAAATAGTTGTGATCCATCATCCCGTAGCTGTCCCAATTCACGATGACCTGATTCACCGCCAAACAACGTAAAAATGCATTCACATCGAATACTGCCTCGAGCCCATCGCGCCACTGCACATCGTTGGTGCGGCTCGCGTGTAAGGCATCCAAAGCTGCGATGATATCGCTAAAATCAGCTTCGTCTTCATGGGTCTTCTTAGAGAAGTCTTCCTGGACAAAGCGCTGCCAAGTAGCCCCCTCGCCTTCGGGCTTATAAAGATTACCCGAATCATCATCGAATTGAGTTTCGAGCATCTCATCTGACGGATCCTCAATCATCGTGTAGAGGCCAAAGTAAGTGGGCCCCTCTCCGAAATCTACGTAAACCCGCGCGAAAGCTCCTTGCGCGGCCGGCACACCCGCTGCCCTAAAAATATTGGCTGCCATTTTGTCACGAATCAGGGAGTCGTCCTTAAAGCCGTTGCTAAAAGTCATTTTCTTAAAACCGTAGAATCTCTGATTCTTAAGCTCCGGAAAGTCATCTTCGTATTTATCGAAATGAAATCGGAATGCCAGCTTCCTCACGCCATCACCCCAGCCCATGTGGAGCGAAGAGTTACCTTTGTAGCGCATACCAACGTTCCACCAGGTGAGTCCGTTGTATTGAAGAGTCACCGGCACATACATAGGCTCCGGCGTATCATCTAAACCACCAAAGCCGCCGCCACCACCGCCGCCTAGAATGGACTCTAAGTCGTTCATGGTCGCTTGGTAATTATCTGCAGTCACCGTAATATCAATTCGGTGCACAACCGTGTCATCAAAGACCTGCTCATAGTTTGCAGGTACGCCTTTACAATGAGTGCTCGTTGTCCAGCCATCAGGCCTGACCAAGTCGACCGCATCACCATCGCACGCATTCGGGTTGGTATTAACCTCGGTTGATGTCTCGTTGCCGGTTTCACCTGCTCCGGTGGTCGATGTGGAATCACCTGCAGAGTCTTCACCACAGGCGCTCAACAAGAGAACGCTGAAGAGACTGAGTACCAAGGCTCGCTTCATATTTTTCAAAACTTTATCCTTCGCTGTTTTACGCGACTTCCAAATAGGTGCTAATAAACGTGAAGAGATTTTCTCCTCAATCGCTTATAGGCCCTGTGTGGGAACCATCTTGCCGAAATTTGGGTAATTTTTTTTAGGACCCATACCGGGCAGTGCTTTTAGGGTGCGGCCAGATCTTCTACCGCGCTTCGTCGTCGATAGGTATCGACTTTAAAGGCCTCAATATTCGAATTCCAACGGTCTGGGTCAATCTGCTCGCCATTGACGGCATGCGCTTCGGCCACCGCGGCAGCCATTTGCTCCTGCCAACCGTCGAGCAAGGTTGCCACATTACCAGCCGCAAATGGACCATCTAAGAGGACTCGCAAGGCCTTTGCGTAATCATCTTTCAAAGAGGCCCAAGCGGAAATCAACGGGTCGCAGTTTGGCGGTATATACATTCCCAATGATGCAAAATCAGACAAACATTCGGGGTTGTCATCATTCCACACCGCAGGAATTGACGTTACGTGACTCTCTCGAAAGGTTAGGTCAGTATCCCAAGGGACAAGCCACATTTTGTCCGCCTTCGTATCTTCGTACCAGAAGAAGTTGTGAGGACTAC
The sequence above is drawn from the Deltaproteobacteria bacterium genome and encodes:
- the thrS gene encoding threonine--tRNA ligase, with the protein product MPVITLPDGSQRSFDNSVSTYDVAMDIGPGLAKACIAGRVDGNRVDAHDLIEGDASLQIITAKDDDGIEIIRHSCAHLLGHAIKQLWPDAKMAIGPTIDNGFYYDIDMEHTLTDEDLAGLEKRMKALAKTNYQVVKKTVSWQEARDVFEARGETYKIEILDRDIAKDDKPGLYHHEEYIDMCRGPHVPNMRFNHHFKLLSLAGAYWRGNSDQKMLQRVYGTAWADKKQLKAYLKKLEEAAKRDHRRIGKQMELFHMQPEAPGIVFWHANGWNIYLELEKFVREKLREYDYQEVKGPLMMDRVLWEKSGHWDKFRENMFTTSSENRDYALKPMNCPGHVQIYNQGLKSYRDLPLRMAEFGQCHRNEPSGALHGVMRVRGFTQDDAHIFCTPDQVLEEVTSCIKMVYDTYSTFGFKNIAVQLSTRPEKRIGSDEVWDKAETALMEALKAMDIDYKLQEGEGAFYGPKIEFTLFDSLDRAWQCGTVQLDFALPGRLDATYVSENNDRQTPVMIHRAVLGSLERFIGILIEEFVGSFPLWLAPQQAVVLTITDAQLDYAKEVTKKFRAAGFRVDTDCRNEKIGFKIREHTMKRVPYMLVCGNKEMEEGAVAVRTRWGEDLGKISVDDFLKQFSDEVKSRKIVKPEPKEEEE
- a CDS encoding AMP-binding protein; its protein translation is MSNTKQLLDYVYENETKHASKDWLTQPLGGGAVKSYTWSEAVGEARKMAAYLKSLGFEPGSKIGICSKNCAHFMISELAIWMAGYTTVALYPTVNAATASYVLDHSDAKLLFVGKLDEWEEIKKGVPESMPLVAFSLAPANSYDKWDDIIAKTAPITENVSRGVDETALIIYTSGSTGQPKGVMHAFGRIATAVEGMVGSLDITLNERQLSYLPLAHVFERAYVECCSIVGVTHVFFAEALDTFQQDLQRCRPTLFISVPRLWLKFQQGVFSKMPKKKLDFAFKIPIIGKLLRKKILKGLGLDSVRLAGSGSAPIPAELIEWYRDLGLMLLEGYAMSEDFAYSHLSTPEFTEPGYVGVPYPGVEVRLSDAGEILIKSAGNMQGYYKEEAMTAECYTEDGFFHTGDRGERKSNGLLKITGRVKEIFKTSKGKYVAPAPIENIINNDPNVEASCVSGSGYPQPYAQVVVAEDLRGKLGDSSVKAKIESEIKGLFSKVNSEVEHHERLQFIAIVSDDWTIANGFLTPTMKIKRGAIEDATTERLDGWYNEGKQVFWA
- a CDS encoding thioesterase family protein produces the protein MSLTISSMSAVKPVKPGRYVAQFDASWFKGPGACGGLVFAALANAFKAAQDSEDRQLRSLSVQLCAPAPQGPLSIEVETVRSGKRICHMRALMKSEKETIAIASAVMGSDRPNSYDFNEFKMPEVTKPEDCLRLPALPADIAYIQHLDVRPCWGGLPMSGHEGAFSGGWLKPLEAPEFWDEALAAALLDMWWPAILVTEKQARPMGSITYHATFYMPSEPLKTDYALLTTQSTVTKEGYSQERDMLWTRDGQLIAMAEQQILVIK
- a CDS encoding CotH kinase family protein, which produces MKNMKRALVLSLFSVLLLSACGEDSAGDSTSTTGAGETGNETSTEVNTNPNACDGDAVDLVRPDGWTTSTHCKGVPANYEQVFDDTVVHRIDITVTADNYQATMNDLESILGGGGGGGFGGLDDTPEPMYVPVTLQYNGLTWWNVGMRYKGNSSLHMGWGDGVRKLAFRFHFDKYEDDFPELKNQRFYGFKKMTFSNGFKDDSLIRDKMAANIFRAAGVPAAQGAFARVYVDFGEGPTYFGLYTMIEDPSDEMLETQFDDDSGNLYKPEGEGATWQRFVQEDFSKKTHEDEADFSDIIAALDALHASRTNDVQWRDGLEAVFDVNAFLRCLAVNQVIVNWDSYGMMDHNYFVYGDPSKGGKLVWFPWDLNEAMLSDGPGSSISNSIMLDSVNDDWPLIRYLLDDSVYRELYKDEVRAVLEGAFVTQTVHAQMDRYHSLITPYVVGPEAIEEEPYTFLRRASRFEEALTRFRDGLKPHVEDRYDEAWSQLDAD